ATTGGACAGAAAAGTAGACAGTACGATGAATAACCACACACCTGCCTCAGTTTAGAAACTAATACTTTGCCATATGTGCTTTACATACATACTTTGCAGAACCATTTCAAATAAGTTATACCCGTTCAGCTACTTCACCCCTCAACCCCTCAACAAGCAGCTCCCAAGAATTAGGACATTCTCTTCCTTAGCTACAAGATCGTTATCACACCTCACACAATTAACATTAATTCCCTAATATCATCTAATTCTCACTTTATATTCAGATTGTCCCAATTGTCTCCCAAATGTCTTCCACAgctgggtttgttgttgttgttgttgttgttgtttgttttttttccaaccaGGATTTGATCAAGGATCTCATATTGCCATTTGGTTTTTATGCCTCTTAAGACTCTTTTTAATATAGAATAGTTCCCCATCCcttttttcataacattttcttgAGACAAcctgatttctaaaaataaacccCATGAACTCATTaatatacaaaacatatatatataactctcAGATCGGAAACTCACATCTCTCAGGCCAGTGTGTTTCCTCCTTGTAGCCAAATTTAtaggaattaaaataatcaagAGGTTGCCTTGGTGACAATAGAAttagaacaaaggaaataaattttatgattCAGATGTCTACGGATACAAAGCTCTGATATCCTAGTGCACCCATCTTTTTCCACAAGTTTTCAGCTAAATTCTGTGTGTGTGAACTTGTAgtttacccttttatttttttaagattttatttatttgagagaagagcataagcagagggagtgtctgagggagaaggagaagcagactccaggctgaggacCTGGTCAGGACCCcaagggtcatgacctgagtggaaggtagaCGCTTGACCTTGAccccctgagacacccaggtgcccttgtagTTTACCTTTTTAAATAGCTCCAATTCAGATGCAAAATAGAAATTGTTTATAGATCTTAAAGTGTAGGTTGGGGCAGTTGTGTTTTGCCCCCATTTCCTATGGATATGATTATGCAGTAATTGTTCTTGAGGGTCAAACATTTGCActctttcttccttgtcttcCACGTGTAAAACAATTAAAGTGTCAAGTCACCAGAACTGATCAGaatactaaaaagtaaaaaggacCATAGAAACACAGcatttggggcacccgggtgctcagtggttgagcatctgcctttggctcaggttgtgctccCAGgtattgggatcgagtcccgcatcgggctccccgcatggagcctgcttctccctctgcctgtgtctctgcctctctctctctctctgtctctcatgaataaataaataaaatcttaaaaaaagaaagaaagaaagagacacagcATTTTAGAGTGAGCAACAACCCCATTTTGCCCAgggaaagcagaggcagagagccaGAGTGCTGCAGCAGCATGGCCTGCAAGTGCTAGAAGAGGAACAGTGTGGTCTGGCTCTGGTCTTCACTTCTTcactacacccccccccccgccccattgaTGAGGTGCCTTATGCCAGGCAAACAGCCAGTGAATGGGGGGAACCTGATATCCCCATTCCCAGATCACGATGTTCTCAGGGCATTTGGAATATTTAGTACTGCTCTTTGGGAGTCAAGGGCTTGTCCTATCTTCCCCCCTATTCTGGAGACACTAgtttttaaatgcctttatttcattttctgttattCATCGTCTTTAAAACTTCCTCTGTagccacacaaaaaaagaaaagtcccaaTAGACAGCGTCTTGAAGATGCCTGCAACAGCCTCAAGGCTGTCCACTTGCTTTAGAAGAATTGACAGAGAGCCCTTTTCCTGACGTTAAAATGTGTCCTATGTGCTCATAATTCCCAATTTCCTAAAGTCCCTGAAGACTGTGAGGTGAActcattcccactttacagatgaggaaagtaaagAAGGGTCATTTGCACCGTGCCACACAGTGACTGCATCTCTGTGTCACAACAGCTGCGGGCCCCAAGTCCCATGTGACACAGGACAGCTAGCATCCTCGCTATCACTGCACACAGTCTCTGGATGGTTCCTTAAAAATGataggccttaaaaaaaaaaaaaaaaaaaaaaagataggcctctttttttttttcttttcgttttttctttatcaagaaCATTCCGCAACCAGATTCATTTTGTGCTATTAGTCAATGGCTCTTCTCTGGCTACTCCACACATCTGCCTGACTTCCCCCACACGCAGCCATCTGTTGCTTTCCTACCACCAATAAAGTGAGCTTGGCTCCTTATTAGCATCCGTCAGGGGAGAAGTGGTCTTAGGGGCAGGTGACCATGGTGGTCCCACAGGAAGCCCAGCTCATGGTCGGGCTGTTTATTCCCCACCTAAGCAATCATGACTTCAGCATGCACTTCAAAAGCCAGGGCTCTGTGCACTTCCACTGAGGGTACGGCTCGATCCCCTCATAGCCGACTTTAATTCTTAAGCAGGAAATGTCTTCTCTACAGGGTATGTTCCTACAAAGccatttcaaggaaaacaaagtaaagatttttctttttaaaaatttatcaagtgACCCCATATAACCTTCAGAGTGGAAATAGCTTCTGCAAGCCTTTGGGCAAAGGAAGGGGGGAACATTAGAAGTGTCTCAGTTTCTTGATGACATTGAGGTCCAGGTATTCATCCAGAAAGCTGTTTGCAATCCCCAAGGCTCCCAGGACTGTCAGCAAGGCCAGACACCCCAGACTCAGCCGGAAACCCGTGATCCTGCAGGACAGACATGTGGCAGAGAGTTGATAACTAGCTGCAGGGATGAAGGGAGGTGTCCTGAGGTAGGCTGGACCTCTATGCTTTTGCCATTTGGAAATCTTGATTCATCACATAAATTGAAGAGGATGCCTAGCCACAGAGGTTAGTTGGCTCCTTTGAACATTCAAAGGATGATCAAGACTGGGCAGGATTATTTGCTTTGCAACTTTTTGGAGATAGTGCACAATTCTTGCAAGAATTTAAAGTATGGCGGCCACGAGCGCACATCCAGGGCATAGTTTGCACTTGAGGCTCCCATCTCACACCTGGCTGTGCATGGCACACAGGTCACTCGTGCCATCGCGGCCTTCGGAGCAGTCACTATCCTCAGGAACACGCACACACCTAAGTCAGACTCCATCCTGCTACTCTTTGCCTAAACACCCAATTTGTAGGTTCTCCTTACCTTTTCTTAGCTGCTTCTGAATATCCCCAGAAATACTGGTGACGGGCGTATATGTACACCAGACTGAGACAAGTAGCAAAAActagagagaaaatagagaagacaCGGAATATGATGGCGGGCTctcaaaatgcatgaaaacagaaaatgcttGCAGAACATGCACGTGTCCTGAATACCCAAACAGCTCCAACAATTCAATcgtgaaaagaaaataacttaattcttttaatgcgcaaaatatttgaatagataatTAATGCAGGAAGATGAGCAAGGGACCCATAAGCACACGAGaattttttcaacattatttaaCTGCAGTCAGTATCGGCAAACTGCATCTTAAGACCACGATGGGATGACACCGCTGCATACTCCCTGGAATGGCTATAACTTAAACAGACCAACAACATAAAATTTTGGCCCATACATTATTAGGGGGAATgaaaaatagtacagccactcgGGGAAAAGTTCTGGTAGTTTCTGATGGAGCTAAGCATActtttgacccagcaatcccatgcCTAcctatttacccaaaagaaatgaaagcacgTGTCCATAACAAGACTTGTACAGAATGTCcattgcagctttattcataatgggaaaaatggaaagagccCGGAAACCTACCAACAGGAGAGTGGATGACCAAACTGAGATAATCATCCTACAGAACAGCGCTCGGCAATGAAAAGACATGggcacttgcaacaacatggtgaGTC
This portion of the Canis lupus dingo isolate Sandy chromosome 19, ASM325472v2, whole genome shotgun sequence genome encodes:
- the MGST2 gene encoding microsomal glutathione S-transferase 2 isoform X2 — encoded protein: MFRAQQNCVEFYPIFLVTLWMAGWYFNQVFATCLSLVYIYARHQYFWGYSEAAKKRITGFRLSLGCLALLTVLGALGIANSFLDEYLDLNVIKKLRHF